The following is a genomic window from Chloroflexota bacterium.
CTCACGTTGAACAAGCAAGGCACTCTGAGCCGCTCCTTATGCAGATCAAAGCCGGTTTGGGCTATATCCGCAACAACATCGAGGTAATGGCGATGATTGCTTTGATTGGTGTCGCCTCGCTTTTTGGCCTGGCTTACTCTGTCCTGCTGCCAGTCTATGCCGTTGACGTGCTTCGTGTGGGCGAAACTGGCCTAGGCATGCTGAATGCGGCCACGGGTATGGGAGCGCTAGTCGCTTCTCTACTGGTTGCTTCGCTAGGCTCGTTCCACCACAAGGGCTGGCTGCTGACAGCAGGCAGTCTGCTTTTTCCTGTGCTTATCCTGCTGTTCGCAGTTACCCGCTCTTTCACCTTCTCTTTGGTTTGTCTGGCATTAGTTGGCCTGACTTTTGTCATCCAGAGTGCCACCATCAACACCCTGATTCAATCCCTCGTCCCTGATTCGCTGCGTGGGCGAGTGATGGCAGTTTTCACGCTTTCTTTTTTTGGCACAATGCCTTTCTCCAGCCTACTGGCGGGAACCCTTGCCCAGGCTTTTGGCGTAGTTGCGAGTGTGGCCATTGGGGCGGGCATCACTCTAGCCTTCGCTGTGTTTGTTTTCCTTAAAGTGCCTTCTTTGCGACAGCTCGCAGGGTGAACGCTGTGTTAGGCAGATTTGTTCTGGACATAAGCCATGGTATAATTTGTTCCAGGAGCAGAGCAGGACTGGCCGCCAACTCGAACCCAAAGGAGGGAGAGGTTGCTGTGTGTTATCTATACCTGTCCTTGATACCAGAGGCACTCATTGTTTCGATGTTGCCACCGGAGGAGTTTGGAGCGTATTATGCCTGTGGCACGCAGAAAAGAGCGCGCGAACAAGCCATCTTCTTCGAGGTTGACCCCGCCTTTCGCCATCCCTACTTCCGCATTGACGAAGGATTGCGTCGTTGCGTGCCGCACGAAGATGGCAGCCCCAAACGCTCCATTTACATCTCCGTTTACCGTGTGTTGGAGCATGTCTCCTTGGATGCACTGAAGAAACTGTATCTGGTAACACAAGATGGACGATCATTGGCTCTGGAGCCGTCCACGGAGTTTCCGAAGGAGGACAGCGGGCTGCACCTCTATCAGGAGATCGCGCCAGTGCATCCTCTTGTGGCTAGTGCTCTTGGCCCGCGCGAGTTCTACGAGCTCATTGTCAAGACACCCATTAGCTTGCTCTCTCTCCCTGCAGTGTGTTTCGTCGAGCTGAAACTAGGGGATTTGGCCTATGACCCAGAGCATGGGGCGGTAAAGGATTTGCCTTATTCCAACATCGAGCACCTGCGACAATGCTTGATAGAACTCAAGACCAAGACCGTTCGCGCCAAGATGGTCAACCGCATTCAACCCGTTCGCTTTCCATATCGCATGATCAAGGACGGGGTGTTCGTGGGGAATGAGCAACAACTCATCTACTTCCCCATGCCCTCGCCAGATGAATTGCGCCAAAAGCACTATCTCTGGTGGCGTTCCATGCAAATGTAGAAGTAGCATCAGCTTCTGCTGGTTTGCAACCCATGGAAGGCTACTGCCCGAAGTCAAGGCTGATCCGCAAACAGTGAGTGATAACGGACAACTAATCCAGCCTCATCGTCGGGGCAGCGAGTCGGAGCGACATGGAGTATGCTGCTTTGACGCTTGGGGCTGTGTTTGTGCCACAAAGACACGAAGGATTCTTAGCGTTTCAGCGCTTCGAGTCTTTAGTGTGTACGTATGGAGGAGTGGATGTGATGCAATTATGGGTATTCACCGCCGCGC
Proteins encoded in this region:
- a CDS encoding MFS transporter — encoded protein: MPATFAALRHRNYRLWFFGQTISLMGTWMQWVAQGWLVYELTESKLTLGTISFFGNLPTLFLMLPAGALADRVSRRTLLLATQTVMTMQAFVLAALTATGALHVWHIALLAMVLGMANSFDAPARQAMSVDMVDDRRDLLNAIALNSTIFNMARIVGPAVGGIILASLGAAWCFALNGVTFFAVIVALWLMRLPHVEQARHSEPLLMQIKAGLGYIRNNIEVMAMIALIGVASLFGLAYSVLLPVYAVDVLRVGETGLGMLNAATGMGALVASLLVASLGSFHHKGWLLTAGSLLFPVLILLFAVTRSFTFSLVCLALVGLTFVIQSATINTLIQSLVPDSLRGRVMAVFTLSFFGTMPFSSLLAGTLAQAFGVVASVAIGAGITLAFAVFVFLKVPSLRQLAG